The DNA window tctgctctccttgtgaaggaaaatcttcctcggaagAGGCGATGGTCTGATCCCGTATAGagctttggtacaacagcgacgtccgtcaggtaGAACCTTTttttgacgatgatgtggtctatttcattatatttatatttatattctatttcattcctccacaacggtttaccgcctcatagtggcgtggaggtgacactgagcgtcgaactgcgatgcacagcggaggttcgtcctccggcagggtctcccaagctgagaaggagttcgacacatccgacattccgacttttCGGAATCgaaagcctagctaagagtaaaccactgctaagattcatcaccgtcttggcaaactGTCGCAAaatggttccctgatccatataggttgggcgacgacctgtggtgaaagctaagctcgccatggcatggctgcttagtttggggaaaagtctctttgccactccagcatattcactgcctcggTACCCTGCGCACTgagccctgccgtctcagacgtcggacggtatggcgaccggtgagaggcgatcaaatctcaggttgctcaggacgtcattgattctggaccaaggcgacacacgcacgactcgtcatggagactgtctcagactgtgtacttacaacgcgagaacagtgtccacatacgctgacctgcatgcccttctcggagctgcagagcgtatcaaatttcacgtgattgctccgcaggagaccaagtgcagaaggagcgacgtacgacagatgaatgactgTACACTcttcattcgtggagagaaggttccgtcgcgaaaagTAGGCGGTGTtgattttgttgtgcacccgtctgtcgtccatctcgtcgattctcacgagatcctgtcaagtcgtctggccattcttcgccccCGCCCTCTGcaccaaaaatccatcagtatcatcaactgctactcaccaacatcggCAGCTGATGAACCCGAATTGGACGcattttacgaggagctgcaggaagtaatccgcaacgagaagtacttctacaaattcgttgtcggagactttaacgcaaaactaggaaaagccacagaagagaaatacaggattggaagatttggactaggggaccgaaatgaaaatggcaatcgtctcgccgggctgttatccgccgctcgcctctctCGTggaaactctcttttcatgaaaaaaaaatcatcgtcggtggaaaTGCGAATCGCCCAATGGTGAGACTCGTGCGGGGATCAACCACATACTCAAAAACTGGAGTGTCccacttgacgtctcagtagtaccatccttttgtagtggttctgatcaccgtctccttcgtgcgaaaatactaCTTAGCCAcatgatggaaaagaacatctgctatcggcaacgaagaagaaaagaagtcatctacgacgattgcgtactcgaggactccttgttccaaggtgactggcacatcgaggaggacccaaacgtggactacgagatgctgctcagaggattacgagcctgcgctgagcgtgcctcgaggccgcgcacgacaaacttggatcgaattgcgaagaccaccaaggaattgttggaaagaagaagggctttgaggcttgatccgaatgcatcgcacattgagcttttagtagcaaacactagctgcagaaaatcgttgcaggaggatcttttgaattacagacagaagaagattcttgaagcagcacaaagaagaacgagtctaaagaagtgccgcattGATCTCcgcaaatataatattccgctagcattcttgctgagcgaagacgggactcgcacgtcttctcctCATGAGATCGAAATCATtgcggagaggttctactcgaaccttttccgttcatcaacccctgtgtcaagcccggtcaccccactggtgaagctccaccacggattctcctttcggaagtacgagtcgctatcaagagcatgaaacctggcacagcccccggacctgattttatatcagcagactttctttgggctggtggccatccgcttcacgtaatcttagcagcgcacatgacatcctaccttcagaaagaaaggatcccagaccagtggaagacctcgcgaaccgttcttatccataagaaaggtgaccgaaaggaccttcggaactaccgtccgatatgcttgctgagcgtgttatacaaagtattcaccaagatcatcctcacgcgcatatccaggacgctggatgtagcgcagccttaagaacaagctggattccgtcaggggttcagctgcttggatcacatccagaccgtgttgAGGGTCATAGAGATTTGCCGTGAATACCGCCTGCTCCTTGTTCTAACTTTTGTCATCTATGAGAAGCCTTTGACagtgtagaaacgaatgcaatactgttagcgctggtcgatcaaggtgagGACGCgccgtatgtgaggacattagcccattgctacgatcgatgcacgactaggatacagcttttccaccgccctctcaccatacccattggagagggggtacgacaaggcaaTACTATATCCCCGAAGCTGTTcgcggctgcattgcaatggataatgaaatcactatcctgggaagaaaggggcatacgtgttgatggaagatttctttcgaaccttcgtttcgcggacgacatcgttctcttttcgagcagtaccaatgaagcagaaacgatgctcaacgaattgagcgaagcagggaagagaataggactacgaataaacagaaagaagacacagttcacaaagaacgcccactgcgaggacggaggagtacaacttgatgGGTCCCAAaacgtggaaactccgtcatatatatacctcggacgttctatgaacatggaaaacgatttgaaggaagaacagaatagaagaatgagagcagcatgggcagcatttgcagccgtcagggaagctacggaccaactgacgaaccaagatcttcgtgcccatcttttcgactcgacagtccttccagcgctctgttacgcagcggagacgtgggcagacaccgcggccacgtctaggaagctacttaccacccacagagcccttgagagatgtctcctgaagtttaaccggcgcacacaacaccttgccggtctttgtagctccgacttaagaagaatgtcccgtcttcgcgacccagcagAATATGTGTCGAAAGCagaacatagatgggccggtcacatcatgagaagaatcgacgatagatggactaaaagaacgctagagtggatcccaggggacgctaaacgcccccgagggagaccgccaacaagatggggtgacgtgttcgctgcacggatggaccagctgagagctcagctggatacggctcaaggacctcgtcaacgtcactcacgaagcttgagaacatcttggatgacaatggcgagggaacgaaacgagtggaagagatgcggggggccgcacgtccagtgaagacgggccatctaagtatctaagtaagtaagtaagtatgtGTTTTCCTACTAGACCCATGTTATACCTTTTCTACATTACTTTCCATTCTCTcaaaaacatttagaaaagTCGTAGTTATACTGAACAAAAtgctataaaaataatagtttaaCTATTTATAgcgcaatttattttttcttctgtagaaCGCACAGTTACTTGATTCTCTTCATTACTCTTGCGCCATTTTACAAATGTTTATTTCAGCCCAACAAAATACGCACAATTTCTACACTCACTCCAGTTTAGGATCAGTGTTCACAGGTGAAATTTCCTCCAAATCGCGTGCAAATGCTGCAAATTTAGTTTTATGAATCAGCATTTGTTCTAGTCCTTGTTCATTATATTatctgatttttatttttatccatttattaatttttcaaaaattattgctCTGAAATGTTGATTATAGCATTTAATCTTTAATTGCCATAGCGACTATACTAGAGGGAATGAAAGGAGGAAGAAGGTGGATAGAGTTGTTGTTAGGAGGATCGTGTCCCGACTACACGCTTGGCCTTGGTTCTTCCTCCCATTGATTCCTATGATCCTCCTATCGTTAGTAGGAGTACGTCTTTCGCTCTCTAGTATTTTGACTTCTTCTGTAATTTCTTGCcacttcatgtcttttttttttgagtttccaTGCTACTTCAATACTTTCTTTACATGTGAAAAAACGGCAAAAACAGCTTCTACTGCCTTGTTggcaacaataaaaaagaaatgatgtcGAAAGTGCTATGCTGCTTTTGTCCACTTGACACTCCATTTTGTTGTCTTGAAAAGAccagagaaaacaaaactagGAGTTGAAGATGCAGCTGTTGTGGACCAATTCAGGGAAGCAGATAAATGAATTTAAGCACTTCACTCTGTAGAAGTTCGCTGACAGGCAAATGGAGTCAATTTCTTAAGATCACGTAAACAAATTAGCTGTTTAATTCTGACACTGTCTCTATTTCGCCGTTCGCTTATCTCTCTTAATTATTTCTATGGGAcctgttgtttctttttgctttgcaTTATCAGCATTTCCCGACTTTTCCAGGTATGGTATCCGACCATATGAGTTTGTCCAAAGCGTGACCTAATAAAGCAAATAGTAAGAATGGTAAAAATGATAAGTTTTTGCTTAAGTTCACTCAAGAATTTGTTAGCAATGGGCTAAGATGGTTTTTTGATCATTTCATAAGTGCCCAGTATCAGCTCTCTGACCTTGAAATGGGGCATGAAAAAGCAGCCTTTCGAATGATAggagagcgaaaaaaaatggaatgacgCAAGAACGCACAATTTCTCACCAGTAGCTCAGATACTTTCAGCTGCCTTTCGCTGATACTGGTAGATTGCAGATTTGAaggaataaacagaaaaggcAACAGTTTGCAAtatacatgactcctgcaaccccgtcctacctggcgctaccgtaccaggctttcctacggaatcaggagactcttttctatttctgtgttttgcataaaacttttaaaacccatgggcaggttgcaagcctctagtcccatgagtttctgggagaaattccgttctcccggagcggacatgtggagctgatttgttggaggcgacccCAAACCGCCTCcattgcacctcccagtcacttgattgcaggcttttcgtcggaccgacgtgcgggatgcaagtatgtcatgagtcagtcctggctcaacAGAAACACAGAGTCCAtctcctgaatccacctgagtttctgggcaagcacaaggtcgcttttggtccgcgattagccccctatccaccacccggggacgcgccacgtaacctcgcgactaaccggctgagatccctctagtgagggagatccatgggtaatattaatatagtaatattttatattttataatataaattcatttaaaactcGATGAATCATTTGTAATCACCCTGCGGATGAGCCAAGGTGGCTCTTCCCTTAGAACCCAcactgcttttcttttttcttccctttccttttttttaatttccctttctcgttctttttgaTCGCTTTATATTGCAAAGTGTTgccttttctgtttattcctTCAAATCTGCAATCTACCAGTATGAGCGAAAGGCAGCTGAAACTTTCTGAGCGACTGGTGAGAAATTGTGCGTTCTTGcgtcattccattttttttcgctctctaCACACGTCCATAACAGTCGCATCAGTACCTCTAATATTGGGATTTATGAAGCACAAGCAGAATGGCTGATGAAGATGCGGTGTTTATCACGTCTGCATGCACACGAAGCCAGTGTCCTTTCAGCCATTTATTAGTTTGGTTTTGCGGAAGTGTTGACAATAGATAAACCATAAAGTCGTCACATAACCATTGCTGAGAAGATGTGAGGTCGTGCAGTGCTTTGACTGAATGGCTTGAAGAAAACGAGCTCACATCAATACCTAAAGGGTCAGAGGAAGAAGAATGGTATGACTATAAGGAGGACCAATGAAATTATCGCAGATCTTCTACCAGAGCTCAGTTCTGGGCGGGATACTGTTCTGTTACCTCTTTCGAACGGAACACAGCTTGCACAAGCAAATGTATTCCACTTCGCGACACCACTAATGATGTGACCACCGTTGCGGAAATAAAATCTAATGATGACTAACTGGAACTGTGTACACATCTGTAGCTGGATTCACCAGACTAAAACGAAACTGTTGAAATTCAAATGCATGATTTCGAAATGTCGTAGAAAAACTCTTATGTCTACTACAATTATAAACGTCAACATACCTGCGATGTTCAACTGCTCTCGCTCCAAATTCTTTTTGTGAACGGTACTTTTGAATTTCACAGGGAACTCGACTTATATCATTAAGCGTGATTGTGATCAAAGTTTACTGGAGATATCGCGCTTCTAACAGAACCTACAAAACTAAGTCTATGCGTGCGTTCCGGTACGGTACGTGCCTCTCCTCGGCTAAGTACGAGCATCCTCGTTCCTTACACTCTAACTGTAATCATGATCCATCGTTTATACCCATGAGTCaaccaaaaattttctcttcttcaagtTGTTGTGGCCCCAATAATAATGCACTTGGTTTCCACTTTCAAGAacgaaatttctcatttttttctcctcgaaatgaaattttttgctgcATTCAGAGAATTTCTGAGTTCTTCCCTATTTTTTCAAGGCGCTTGTGACGCTTTCctttttcgcttcattttgGATGATATCAGTGCTATCATCCTGCACTTTTCATCCTTCAAAAATACGAAAGCAATACCAAAAGATAAGAAAGATAAGGAATTACGATGAGTCATGCGCAGAATAGTTTAATTGCTCAAGCGCTTTAACGAATCATTTGTGACTAATGTTTTCTTAGATGAGGGTATAAATATTAGGAGAACTGAGAGTAGGTAGTATCACATTTTCCTATTCAAGTACAACAAATTATATCAATTCAGCAGAACTAATGAATCGTGGAATTCTCATTGCGTTCCTCCTAATTAGTTCTCTGGTTACTGTAGAGAGTGGTCTCGGCAGAAGCTTGAAGAAGCGTCTGAAGAGCATTGGTAGACCATTTGGTGAGTCCACCAACTTATTTTGGCTAAAGTCGCTCCTTACCATAGCTGAATGTATCATGCTAACGTTCTCTTTTAAGAGAGGGCCGGAAAGCAAGCTGCTGAAATTGTTGCTGCAGGCGCTATTGGTAAGTTTTTATTATTCGTCGCAAAAAAACTACTCGAGATATGCGCCCAAAAACAGTTCGTCGTTTTTTACATTTCGTGCAAATAACAGCACAGAAGAATTTTGCAAAACCTGATTAATTctgaataaatgataaaaagaggaaacaatccactttatccttcatgtTCTCGGAGACCTCTAATTCCTCCTCAAAATAATCATCTTCTCTAatcttttttgtaatttttcagcaaaagcTGCAGTGGCGGTGGTGGGAAGGCGTAAAAGTAAGTTTTAACCGAAATTTTGTGCTCCTTCTTTAAAACGTTGCTGTTTCGACCAATCCTTTGTTTAGGGTCTGCAGACGAGGAAATCTATGGGAACCTGAAAGAAAGTTCCTTGACAGGATGGAAACCGTGGTCTTTCATTTGctcgcttttttcttcacttatttttgATTGAACATGGGCGAGTGAGTCATTGGCAGTACCCAGTACATTTTTAGGAACGAAAAATACTAACTGACGGTCGAAGACATCGCAGTAGCCGTCTTCTGGTGTCCACAGTTAATCTTTTCTCTTATATTGTGCGTGTTCAACGAACAGATCATATGGTTATTGTACTCGTTGGATTGCAGTCAACATAAAGCTTTCATTTGCTGGTAGTGGTTATTCTTTCAATTAACCAGAACCAAATGGGAAATCTGGTGAGGACCACGACTTGATTGGAAGACTGTTTGCCCTCGCTTCCAATAAAACTCTCATCTTGAACTGAAGGGTGTTTaggttttctaaaaaaatttcttcagagTCGAAATATTTGTTCATTATGAGTAAACTGACAGGATcaacattcttttttgaaaagaccAGCGGATACATCAGAAATGGAATCGAAATGTTTTACCGAAATATGGCTCTCTCtctaacttttttcacttctcgCTTGCGTAATTTTTATTTGCGACCAGGTCTGGCAATCCTTCGAAAGGCTGCCCTTTCATTTCAAGGTCAGAGAGCTGACACTGGGCACTGATAAAATAATCTAGAACTATCTTAGCCCAATGCTAACAAATTCTTGAGTGAACTTAAGCAAAAACTTATCATTTTTACCATTCTTACTATTTGCTTTATTAGCTCACGCTTTGGACAAACTCATATGGCCGGATACCATCCCTGGAAAAGTAGGGAAATGCTGGCAATGCaaagcaaacagaaaaaacaaatcccGTAGAAATAATTAAGAGAGATAAGCAAACGTCGAGATAGAGACAGTGTCAGAATTAAAAAGCTAATTAGCTTACGTGATCTCAAGAAATTGACTCCATCTGCCTGTCAGCGAACCTCTACAGAATGACTTACTTAAATTCATTTATCTGCTTTCCTGAATCGGTCACAACAGCTTCATCTTCAACTCCTAGTTTTGTCTTCTCTGGTCTTTTCAAGACAACAAAATGGAGGGTCAAGTGGACAAACGGAGCATAGCACTTTCGACATCACTTCTTCTTTATTGCTGCCGACAAGCCCGTAGAAGCTGTACCATTTTTCACATGTAAGGAAAGTATTGAAGTAGCatggaaacttgaaaaaaacataaagtgggattttagaagaaaaattatggaagaaGTTGAAATAATAGAGAGCGAAAGACGTACTAAACGATAGGAGGATCATGGGGATAGACGGGTGGAAGAACCGAGGTCAAGTGTGTAGTCGGGACACGATCCTCCTAATAACAATCctatccacttttttcctcttttcattcCCTCTAGTATAGTCGCTCAAATAGCGGTTGAAGAATAAATGCTATAAACAACATTTCAGAGcaataatttttggaaaattaataaatggataaaaataaaaatcatataatataatgaacaAAGACTAGAACAAATGCagataaacgaaaataaattagCAGCATTTACGCGCGATTTGGAGTAGATTTTATCCCTGAACACTGACCCTAAATTGAAGTGAGTATAGAAAAATACGCCCAATAGAAATTGTGCGTATTTTGTTGggctgaaataaaaattagcaaCATGGCGCAAGCgtaatgaagaaaatcaagtAACTGTGCGTtctgcaaaggaaaa is part of the Necator americanus strain Aroian chromosome V, whole genome shotgun sequence genome and encodes:
- a CDS encoding hypothetical protein (NECATOR_CHRV.G19861.T1), producing MATGERRSNLRLLRTSLILDQGDTRTTRHGDCLRLCTYNARTVSTYADLHALLGAAERIKFHVIAPQETKCRRSDVRQMNDCTLFIRGEKVPSRKVGGVDFVVHPSVVHLVDSHEILSSRLAILRPRPLHQKSISIINCYSPTSAADEPELDAFYEELQEVIRNEKYFYKFVVGDFNAKLGKATEEKYRIGRFGLGDRNENGNRLAGLLSAARLSRGNSLFMKKKSSSVEMRIAQW
- a CDS encoding hypothetical protein (NECATOR_CHRV.G19862.T1), encoding MMEKNICYRQRRRKEVIYDDCVLEDSLFQGDWHIEEDPNVDYEMLLRGLRACAERASRPRTTNLDRIAKTTKELLERRRALRLDPNASHIELLVANTSCRKSLQEDLLNYRQKKILEAAQRRTSLKKCRIDLRKYNIPLAFLLSEDGTRTSSPHEIEIIAERFYSNLFRSSTPVSSPVTPLVKLHHGFSFRKYESLSRA
- a CDS encoding hypothetical protein (NECATOR_CHRV.G19863.T1) → MKSLSWEERGIRVDGRFLSNLRFADDIVLFSSSTNEAETMLNELSEAGKRIGLRINRKKTQFTKNAHCEDGGVQLDGSQNVETPSYIYLGRSMNMENDLKEEQNRRMRAAWAAFAAVREATDQLTNQDLRAHLFDSTVLPALCYAAETWADTAATSRKLLTTHRALERCLLKFNRRTQHLAGLCSSDLRRMSRLRDPAEYVSKAEHRWAGHIMRRIDDRWTKRTLEWIPGDAKRPRGRPPTRWGDVFAARMDQLRAQLDTAQGPRQRHSRSLRTSWMTMARERNEWKRCGGPHVQ
- a CDS encoding hypothetical protein (NECATOR_CHRV.G19863.T2), producing MLNELSEAGKRIGLRINRKKTQFTKNAHCEDGGVQLDGSQNVETPSYIYLGRSMNMENDLKEEQNRRMRAAWAAFAAVREATDQLTNQDLRAHLFDSTVLPALCYAAETWADTAATSRKLLTTHRALERCLLKFNRRTQHLAGLCSSDLRRMSRLRDPAEYVSKAEHRWAGHIMRRIDDRWTKRTLEWIPGDAKRPRGRPPTRWGDVFAARMDQLRAQLDTAQGPRQRHSRSLRTSWMTMARERNEWKRCGGPHVQ
- a CDS encoding hypothetical protein (NECATOR_CHRV.G19864.T1); translation: MNRGILIAFLLISSLVTVESGLGRSLKKRLKSIGRPFERAGKQAAEIVAAGAIAKAAVAVVGRRKRSADEEIYGNLKESSLTGWKPWNEKY